The Raphanus sativus cultivar WK10039 chromosome 6, ASM80110v3, whole genome shotgun sequence sequence GTGATGTTTATACGACTTATTGCGCAAGCTTCACTCGATACAAAACATATTGTAATAGCAAACAGAAACACTATgaatttattcatatttttttttgtgagatataatttttttttttttgaacttaagaTATAATTTTGAAGTAACAAAATTATCTGTATCCTGTATTTATAATCGTTTTGTGTGGAAAACGTTTGCctctatttttaaatagtatattaatGGCTTTAGCTAAATTTGGAAAGATACATGAAATTTAACAACGTTTTCCATTATTTTCAATACGGATATTGAAAATTGATGCAACTAAAGCCCCTCATTTAATtctataaaaatacaaaaatataaaagaaaccaaatgtattattttgtaatataagCTTTTATTAGAGAGTCTTTATTTAATTTAGCAAGTTTTGTTTGTGGCTGGATCCTCTCTCCGGGTTCTTGTCGTGTGCTCCCCGGCTACATTACCAAAACACTAGTGAAGTTCCAAGTGATCAAACTCCATGCAAATTCTAACATAGACGATGGGGGCATACTTGCTCAACCGCCATCATACTATGATCATAGTATGAtcagttttttaaaattgtCAATATAATCAAATGGTATGACTAGcttataaaattttttattttttttatagcattctatatcatttttttattttacatttatattcaTATTCTAATCAcaattctataaaaaaaatcgatatattttctttttatatttgaagtggaaatatgaaataaaaaaatcgaaaaatagtctagtataaaatcttttaaaaaagtgaTTGGTCTGaccgaaaaaaataaaaaagagggttaagtttcattttttttactttccttCATAGATTTCCTCATCTCATTGTTAAGAAATAGTAGTGTCCCTACCTAACACTAACCCAAGAAAGTCAGACAGAATCCATCTTTCTTCCCTAATTAGAAGATGGATTGATAAGTTAAGTTATCGATTCTCGCTTCTAGTTGCGAAATGAGCTACTAACCACTATGCGtctattgtatatatatttaatatatatatatatatatatatagatttaattTACCTATCGACTCAGTCAGGAATTAAATCAAGATGGCCCTTTTAACTCAGTGGTAGAGTAACGCCATGGTAAGGCGTAAGTCATCGGTTCAAATCCGATAAGGGGCTTTTACTTTCTTTAACTTTCTATATAGTAACAATTTCATTCGAAAGGCTATAATTTcgaattttttgaatttaattctaatgaatttcattttaataataactaataataAAGTGAGAGagtaatttagaaaataaaattgaacatttttatattataatacaaTGAATAATAATAAGTCGGCTCGTGAATCGCCAAATAGATATTCGTTGTTTCCCTTTTTCGATAGATTATAAATCAAcaaatccaaaagaaaaagtaaGTGGACCTAACCCGTCGAATCATGACTATATCCACTATTCTGATATTCAAATTCGATAGAGATAAAATTGAAACAGtagatttgttttatttcatattttttatattcggAAATCTGTCGATATCTCTTATTTAATCTTCTTGTTTCTATATTTCATAGGAAATATACTGCGTTCCTGCCTAGAGAAAGAAAGTCTTATTCCAAATTAATTAATACCTAAAGGGCATTTCAACATCTTGTTTTGATTCCAGAACATAACAAGAGCCTAAATTCTAGTTGTATAAGAATCAAATTGTATTAAGAATCAAAAAATCGAATAATAAATAATTGCTTCAGATATCAATCAAATATTTCCATATTGATGCTTACAAGATGACAATGTAATGTGATTGAAGGTGTATGTGAGAAAGAAACTCTCATTTACAGTttgctattattttatttaaatattgtattgaattagatataaataagaaattttccatttttttaccGGCATGGACATGTagatatcaaataaaatagaaaaaaagatttctttATCTGAGTAATGAGTCATCTGACAATTCATGATTTAGATTCAACTACTTATTAATAAACTAATAGCAAGGAAGAAACAATTTGAGTTGATGCGTGTACCTAAGTAAGgaccaataaaataaaatattttgatcttcGAAACCAATTAAATGAAATTCTAAAGGTTCAATTTTATGGGGCAGTGCGCGagaaatcaaattataaataaatgatagAATTTTGAGCGCCCTGAAAATGccataatatataacattaagaTATATAAAGGTGTTCGGAAATGGTTGAAGTAGATGAATAGGAGGATCGCTATGACTATAGCCCTTGGTAAATTTACCAAAAACGAAAaagatttatttgatattatggATGACTGGTTACGGAGGGACCGCTTCGTTTTTGTAGGTTGGTCTGGTCTATTGCTTTTTCCTTGTGCCTATTTCGCTTTGGGGGGTTGGTTCACAGGTACAACCTTTGTAACTTCATGGTATACTCATGGATTGGCTAGTTCCTATTTAGAAGGTTGCAATTTTTTAACCGCTGCAGTTTCTACTCCTGCTAATAGTTTAGCGCATTCTTTGTTGTTACTGTGGGGTCCTGAAGCACAAGGAGATTTTACTCGTTGGTGTCAATTAGGCGGTCTGTGGGCTTTTGTTGCTCTCCACGGTGCTTTCGCATTAATAGGTTTTATGTTACGTCAATTTGAACTTGCTCGATCTGTTCAATTGCGACCTTATAATGCAATCGCATTCTCTGGTCCAATTGctgtttttgtttctgtctTTCTAATTTATCCACTAGGTCAATCTGGTTGGTTCTTTGCGCCTAGTTTTGGTGTAGCGGCTATATTTCGATTCATCCTCTTTTTCCAAGGGTTTCATAATTGGACATTGAACCCATTTCATATGATGGGAGTCGCTGGTGTACTGGGCGCGGCTCTGTTATGCGCTATTCATGGTGCTACTGTAGAAAATACTTTATTTGAAGATGGTGATGGTGCAAATACATTCCGTGCTTTTAACCCAACTCAAGCCGAAGAAACTTATTCAATGGTCACCGCTAACCGCTTTTGGTCACAAATCTTTGGGGTTGCTTTTTCCAATAAACGTTGGTTACATTTCTTTATGTTATTTGTACCAGTAACTGGTTTATGGATGAGTGCTCTTGGAGTAGTCGGTCTAGCTTTGAACCTACATGCCTATGACTTCGTTTCCCAGGAAATCCGTGCAGCGGAAGATCCGGAATTTGAGACTTTctatactaaaaatattcttttaaacgAAGGTATTCGCGCTTGGATGGCGGCTCAAGATCAGCCTCATGAAAACCTTATATTCCCTGAGGAGGTTCTACCACGTGGAAATGCTCTTTAATAGAACTTTAGCTTT is a genomic window containing:
- the LOC130496867 gene encoding photosystem II D2 protein, with the translated sequence MNRRIAMTIALGKFTKNEKDLFDIMDDWLRRDRFVFVGWSGLLLFPCAYFALGGWFTGTTFVTSWYTHGLASSYLEGCNFLTAAVSTPANSLAHSLLLLWGPEAQGDFTRWCQLGGLWAFVALHGAFALIGFMLRQFELARSVQLRPYNAIAFSGPIAVFVSVFLIYPLGQSGWFFAPSFGVAAIFRFILFFQGFHNWTLNPFHMMGVAGVLGAALLCAIHGATVENTLFEDGDGANTFRAFNPTQAEETYSMVTANRFWSQIFGVAFSNKRWLHFFMLFVPVTGLWMSALGVVGLALNLHAYDFVSQEIRAAEDPEFETFYTKNILLNEGIRAWMAAQDQPHENLIFPEEVLPRGNAL